One genomic segment of Impatiens glandulifera chromosome 6, dImpGla2.1, whole genome shotgun sequence includes these proteins:
- the LOC124942507 gene encoding uncharacterized protein LOC124942507: MESSTPEPQVPRPYSPTPEGIRAYKIFWRVLLVSNLAIGAYMFASASKKEKSGTDRKKASKNSSSKLERRRTVSTPDPLIPTVNPPPEKVQQPISEDQQQNLFKWILEEKRKVKPVDREAKKKIDEDKAVLKQFISTNSVPKL, translated from the exons ATGGAATCTTCTACCCCTGAACCGCAAGTCCCCCGACCTTATTCTCCTACTCCAGAGGGTATTCGAGCTTACAAGATCTTCTGGCGTGTTCTTCTAGTCTCAAATCTCGCTATCGGAG CTTATATGTTTGCATCTGCAAGTAAGAAGGAGAAAAGTGGGACAGATCGTAAAAAAGCTTCGAAAAATTCATCTTCAAAGCTAGAGAGACGCAGAACTGTGTCTACTCCAGATCCTTTAATACCTACTGTAAATCCTCCACCTGAAAAGGTACAGCAACCTATTTCTGAGGATCAGCAGCAGAACTTATTCAAATGGATTTtagaagagaaaagaaaagttaAACCTGTGGATCGTGAAGCGAAGAAAAAGATTGATGAAGACAAGGCTGTTTTGAAACAATTCATCAGTACCAATTCTGTTCCGAAACTCTGA